In the genome of Candida dubliniensis CD36 chromosome 3, complete sequence, the window ACTTTACCAAATATGCCCACTTTCAAAGACAAAGAAGATTTCATTAAGCAAACGAATGTCAAGGCAGAAAAGAACCAAGAATTAATCAAGTTTGCCCGTGACAACCTTAACCATTTACCATTCACTGAAAAAGACGGAGGTGCTTGGGAAAACTATGAACGAATGATCAGTGGTATGCTCTATAACTGCTTGCAGAAAGAATTAGAGACAACACGTATGTCTTGCAGAGATTATATGTTGGATTATGGCAGTTTCAGAACTAGAGATTATAAAACAACCCAAGAATTTCTTGATGCAAAATACAAACATTTAGAAAGCTTTATTGGGCATGTTGGCAAAAGTGCATTTATGGAATATCCAATCTATTTCGATTATGGGTTTAACACTTATTTGGGCGACAATTTCTATTCCAATTACAATTTGACAATTTTGGACGTTTCCATAGTGAGAATTGGCAATAATGTCAAGTGTGGTCCAAACGTATCTATCCTTACCCCAACACACCCAGTTGATCCCACTTTACGCTATGATCAATTGGAAAACGCTTTGCCTGTGATAGTAGGTGACGGGGTCTGGTTGTGTGGAAGCTGTACCATTCTTGGTGGGGTAACAGTTGGTGATGGCAGTATCGTGGCTGCTGGTGCTGTTGTCAACAGGGACGTTCCACCAAACACTGTTGTTGCAGGAGTTCCTGCAAGAGCAGTGAAACAATTGGAACCTAGAGACCCTAACTTTGACACAATGGCAGTGTTGAAAGAATATGGTATGGGTTATATAGATTAGTAATTAGATTTGATATAATGCACACGACCTTTACATTtgctgtttttttttttttgccttCCATTCCAGTATGTCAAACTTCTGTTAATAACGTTGCGTctttaacaaatttataatcCGCTTTccagtttttctttttttttttttccttcctTGCTCCGtgaattgttttattacAAATTGCTTACTACcatttatttctttgtcACAGTAGTAACAAGCACGAATACAGGATGTCCGATAATATGCAAATAGATTCTCCGTCCCCACAAGAAATTGACGAAGGGTTGTATTCCCGTCAGTTATACGTGTTGGGTAAGGAGGCCATGCTTAAAATGCAAAATGCCAATGTCTTGATCATTGGACTCAATGGATTGGGTATAGAAATTGCTAAGAATATCGCTCTTGCTGGGGTCAAGTCATTGAGCTTATACGATCCTAAACCAGTATCTATCACTGATTTATCCAcccaatttttcttgtccGAGTCAGAAATTGGCCAACCAAGAGATGTTGCCAGTCGTGAAAAATTGGCTGAATTGAATTCTTATGTTCCCATCAATGTTGTTGACAATATAAACGAAGAAactttattgaaatttaaaTGTATTGTGTCAACAAACATCTCATTAGAAGAACAAgttaaaatcaacaacattacACACGCCAACAATATTGGTTACATAAATGCCGACATTAAAGGATTGTTTGGTCAAATATTTGTGGATTTTGGAGACAAGTTTACCGTAATTGACCAAACTGGTGAAGAACCATTAAGCGGGATTGTGtctgatattgaaaaaaacgGTACTGTTACAATGTTGGATGATAACAGACACGGTTTACAAGATGGCGATTATGTCAAGTTTGCCGAAATTGAAGGCATGCCCAAGTTGAATGATGGAAATCCCCACAAGGTTGAAGTTTTGGGGCCATATGCGTTCAAGATTAAGATTGATGACAGCTATGGTGAATACGTAAAGGGAGGATTATACACCCAGGTTAAAGTTCCCAAGgatttatcatttgaaCCATTAACCAAGCAATTGGCAGCTCCtgaatatttaatttctgATTTCGCGAAATTTGACAAGCCAGCACAATTGCATTTGGGGTTCCAAGCCTTGCATGCATTCCAAACCAAGCACCAAGGTGAGTTACCAGCACCATACAGTGAACAAGATGCAACTGAAGCCTTCAGATACGCTGAAGAATTGGCTACTCAAAACCCATCAATTTTGGGTGAAGACAAACTTGATGAAAAATACCTTAAGGAATTGTTCTACCAAGCTCGTGGTGATATTCCTGGAGTTGTTGCATTTTATGGTGGATTGATTGCTCAAGAAGTATTAAAGAATTGTTCTTCCAAATTCACTCCTATCAAACAGTGGTTATACTTTGATTCCTTAGAATCATTGCCTTCAGAAACAGAGTATCCAAGAAACgaagaaaacaacaaaccaATTGGCTCCAGATATGATGGCCAAATTGCAGTTTTTGGTAAGGCAttccaagaaaaaattgcCAACTTGAAAGTATTTTTAGTTGGTTCTGGTGCCATCGGTTGTGAAATGTTAAAGAACTGGGCAATGATGGGATTAGGATCCGGACCAGAAggtaaaatttttattactgATAACGAttccattgaaaaatcaaacttGAACCgtcaattcttgtttagACCTAAGGATGTTGGCAAAAATAAGTCTGATGTTGCTGCACTAGCTGTTCAACATATGAACCCTGATTTGAAAGGTAAGATTGACTCTAAATTAGACAAAGTGGGACCAGAAACCGAAGACATTTTCGATGACAAATTCTGGagtcaattgaatattgtTGTCAATGCTTTGGATAATGTTGAAGCTAGAACGTATGTTGATCGTCGTTGTGTCTTTTACAAAAAACCATTGTTGGAGTCTGGTACCTTGGGTACTAAAGGTAATACTCAAGTTGTCATTCCAAACTTGACTGAATCTTATTCATCATCTCAAGACCCACCAGAAAAGTCTATTCCGTTGTGTACTTTGAGATCAT includes:
- the MAA gene encoding galactoside O-acetyltransferase, putative; its protein translation is MPTFKDKEDFIKQTNVKAEKNQELIKFARDNLNHLPFTEKDGGAWENYERMISGMLYNCLQKELETTRMSCRDYMLDYGSFRTRDYKTTQEFLDAKYKHLESFIGHVGKSAFMEYPIYFDYGFNTYLGDNFYSNYNLTILDVSIVRIGNNVKCGPNVSILTPTHPVDPTLRYDQLENALPVIVGDGVWLCGSCTILGGVTVGDGSIVAAGAVVNRDVPPNTVVAGVPARAVKQLEPRDPNFDTMAVLKEYGMGYID
- a CDS encoding ubiquitin-activating enzyme, putative (Similar to S. cerevisiae UBA1) translates to MSDNMQIDSPSPQEIDEGLYSRQLYVLGKEAMLKMQNANVLIIGLNGLGIEIAKNIALAGVKSLSLYDPKPVSITDLSTQFFLSESEIGQPRDVASREKLAELNSYVPINVVDNINEETLLKFKCIVSTNISLEEQVKINNITHANNIGYINADIKGLFGQIFVDFGDKFTVIDQTGEEPLSGIVSDIEKNGTVTMLDDNRHGLQDGDYVKFAEIEGMPKLNDGNPHKVEVLGPYAFKIKIDDSYGEYVKGGLYTQVKVPKDLSFEPLTKQLAAPEYLISDFAKFDKPAQLHLGFQALHAFQTKHQGELPAPYSEQDATEAFRYAEELATQNPSILGEDKLDEKYLKELFYQARGDIPGVVAFYGGLIAQEVLKNCSSKFTPIKQWLYFDSLESLPSETEYPRNEENNKPIGSRYDGQIAVFGKAFQEKIANLKVFLVGSGAIGCEMLKNWAMMGLGSGPEGKIFITDNDSIEKSNLNRQFLFRPKDVGKNKSDVAALAVQHMNPDLKGKIDSKLDKVGPETEDIFDDKFWSQLNIVVNALDNVEARTYVDRRCVFYKKPLLESGTLGTKGNTQVVIPNLTESYSSSQDPPEKSIPLCTLRSFPNKIDHTIAWAKSLFQGYFADSPESVNLYLSQPNYVEQTLKQNPDIKGTLESISKYLNNRPYTFEDCIKWARQEFETKFNHDIQQLLYNFPPNAKTSTGAPFWSGPKRAPKPLEFDINNKDHLDFIIGGANLLAFIYGLKEPNATIDDFKKVLEQVVIEPFQPKSGVEIAATDAEAEEQANNLSGSIDDEQIRKIAASLPEPSTLAGYRLTPIEFEKDDDTNHHIEFITAASNCRALNYGIETADAHKTKFIAGKIIPAIATTTALVTGLVCLELYKVVDGKDDIEQYKNGFINLALPFIGFSEPIKSAEGKYNNKKFDQIWDRFELNGDITLQELLDHFEKEEGLTISMLSYGVSLLYASFFPPKKVKDRLGLKLTSLIKEVSKKEVPSHVKHLIFEICCDDEEGEDVEVPYICVKL